GTTGGAGCGGATCGCGGGATCCTTGGCCAGGAAGTCGATCCAGGGCGTCCGCGCCTTCCAGTCGGCGAGCGCCTTGGTGTTGGCGTCGGCGCGCGCGATCAGGGCCTTCAGGCCGCCGATCGACTTCGCCCAATGCAGCGCGTCGAGATAATCCTCGACGCAGAGCATCGACGGCGTGTTGATGGTCTCGCCCTCGAAGATGCCCTGATTGAGCTTGCCGCCCTTGGTGAGGCGGAAGATCTTCGGCAGCGGCCAGGCCGGCTTGTAGGTCTCGAGCCGTTCGACCGCGCGCGGCGACAGGATCAGCATGCCGTGCGCCGCTTCACCGCCGAGCGCCTTCTGCCAGGAGAAGGTGACGACGTCGAGCTTGGCGAAATCGAGCGGCTGCGCGAAGGCGGCCGAGGTCGCGTCGCAGATCGTGAGGCCTTCACGGGTTGCGCTGATCCAGTCGGCGTTCGGCACGCGCACGCCCGAGGTGGTGCCGTTCCAGGTGAAGACGACGTCCGACGCCGGATCGACCTTGGAGAGATCGGGGATTTCACCGTAAGCCGCGTTCAGCTTGGTGACGTCCTTCAGCTTCAATTCCTTGACGATGTCGCTGACCCAGCCCTCGCCGAAGGATTCCCAGGCGAGCGTGGTGACCGGCCGCGCACCGAGCAGCGACCACAGCGCCATCTCGACCGCGCCGGTGTCCGACGCCGGCACGATGCCGATCTTGTAGTCCGCGGGCACCTCAAGCACTTCGCGCGTCAGTTCGATCGCGAGCTTGAGCTTGGCCTTGCCGACCTTCGCACGATGCGAGCGGCCGAGGGCGGCGTCCTTGAGATTGTCGGGGTTCCAGCCGGGGCGCTTGGCGCAGGGGCCGGAGGAGAAATGCGGCACGTTGGGCCGCGAAGCGGGCTTCGCTGCAGTCATAATCTACCCTTCCAGATAGCTGCCTCTCGGTGGGGAGAGGTTTCCCGCGGTCGGAGATAGTGGAAGGGTGCCCAAACGTCAAGGAAGTTCAGACT
The window above is part of the Bradyrhizobium sp. PSBB068 genome. Proteins encoded here:
- a CDS encoding phosphoserine transaminase; translated protein: MTAAKPASRPNVPHFSSGPCAKRPGWNPDNLKDAALGRSHRAKVGKAKLKLAIELTREVLEVPADYKIGIVPASDTGAVEMALWSLLGARPVTTLAWESFGEGWVSDIVKELKLKDVTKLNAAYGEIPDLSKVDPASDVVFTWNGTTSGVRVPNADWISATREGLTICDATSAAFAQPLDFAKLDVVTFSWQKALGGEAAHGMLILSPRAVERLETYKPAWPLPKIFRLTKGGKLNQGIFEGETINTPSMLCVEDYLDALHWAKSIGGLKALIARADANTKALADWKARTPWIDFLAKDPAIRSNTSVCLKFTDPAITSLPADAQADFCKKLVALVEKENAGFDFAYYRDAPAGLRIWCGATVEAKDVELLTQWIDWAFAETKAALPKAA